The Achromobacter pestifer genome includes a region encoding these proteins:
- a CDS encoding glycoside hydrolase family 19 protein, protein MLTDVQLAQIMRHASRLRRAQCLEPLNDAMAAHQIDANLRRAAAFVAQLGHESGELQFLEELWGPTAAQRRYEPPSDLARRLGNAHPGDGRRFKGRGPIQITGRANYARYGELLGLDLVGQPEQAADPVVGFRIAGLFWERNGLNALADAGQFDEITRRINGGQNGADDRRRLYALALDVLRGSLPDMAAGPVQATRRGGKAGARRAAPAMAAEALTRGWEFIAEAAPDDEPTDQKASGKRRRGQANAATKKEAAGAGPARRLDARPDTLDFRDQMYTPTLIEVPLHVPLGDYLECNVPILDQGAEGACTGYGLATVAHYLLLRRRVVPDATPVSPRMMYELARRYDEWPGEDYSGSSARGAMKGWHKHGVCSESLYPSGVVKVGKKAVKSASKGSPAEGGLNDERVVDALRRPLGAYFRVNHKDLVAMHSAIAEVGVLYATCTVHEGWSHVGADGEIQQSSAILGGHAFAIVAYDERGFWIQNSWGPAWGRSGFGLLSYDDWLENGTDVWVARLGAPVTLRRPESTATVHATTAAQSVSYSYADLRPHIISVGNNGALKAGGDYGSTTDELQRVFDEDIPRVTGGWAVPRILLYAHGGLVGEQAAVQRLAEYRPLLLDGEVYPLAFIWRSDYWTTITNILRDAVNRRKPEGGLDAAKDFMLDRLDDALEPLARTLTGKSAWSEMKQNALAASDNGGAAEQVADLLVALRKRLPALEVHMVGHSAGSILLAPLVSLLGARKIPVKSCTLWAPACQVELFKEHYASALEKKKVEKMAIFALTDKAERDDNCGRIYNKSLLYLVSNAFEDPARIPLFRDGCPILGMERFIDRTLMQQLGVDLVLAPNTEPDDSLSASGATHHGDFDDDKRTVMATFRRIAQASAKKAASKAAAAARVKTKRIKDGEQPTVTVAPTFNRSESSMRDQRQLIDLRTKAL, encoded by the coding sequence ATGCTGACTGATGTCCAACTCGCGCAGATCATGCGCCACGCATCCCGGCTTCGCCGTGCGCAGTGCCTGGAGCCTCTCAACGATGCCATGGCGGCTCACCAGATCGACGCCAACCTGCGGCGGGCGGCCGCCTTTGTGGCGCAGTTGGGCCATGAGTCGGGGGAATTGCAGTTCCTGGAGGAGCTCTGGGGGCCGACGGCAGCGCAGCGGCGTTATGAACCTCCCAGCGATCTGGCGCGCAGACTTGGCAACGCGCATCCGGGCGACGGTCGCCGCTTCAAAGGCCGTGGACCGATCCAGATCACCGGTCGTGCCAACTATGCGCGCTATGGGGAACTGCTGGGCCTGGATCTGGTCGGTCAGCCTGAACAAGCAGCCGACCCCGTGGTGGGTTTCCGGATTGCGGGGCTGTTTTGGGAACGTAATGGGCTCAATGCGCTGGCCGATGCAGGCCAGTTTGACGAGATCACGCGCCGCATCAACGGAGGCCAGAATGGTGCCGATGACCGGCGGCGCCTCTATGCCCTGGCACTTGACGTCCTGCGCGGCAGCCTGCCCGACATGGCTGCTGGTCCGGTACAAGCCACTCGGCGCGGGGGAAAGGCAGGCGCGCGGCGCGCCGCGCCCGCGATGGCGGCGGAGGCGTTGACACGCGGCTGGGAGTTCATCGCGGAGGCCGCGCCCGATGATGAGCCGACCGATCAGAAAGCAAGCGGCAAACGCCGCCGCGGCCAGGCGAACGCCGCGACCAAAAAGGAGGCGGCAGGCGCAGGTCCTGCGCGGCGGCTCGATGCTCGGCCGGATACCCTGGACTTCCGCGATCAGATGTATACCCCCACGCTGATCGAAGTGCCCTTGCACGTACCGCTGGGTGACTATCTTGAGTGCAACGTGCCTATCCTCGATCAAGGTGCCGAAGGGGCATGTACCGGCTATGGCCTGGCCACCGTGGCTCACTACCTGCTGCTGCGCCGGCGCGTGGTACCCGATGCAACGCCGGTAAGTCCACGCATGATGTACGAGCTGGCCCGTCGCTATGACGAATGGCCGGGCGAGGACTATTCCGGCTCCAGCGCACGTGGAGCCATGAAAGGATGGCACAAGCATGGCGTTTGCTCCGAATCGCTCTACCCCAGCGGCGTGGTCAAAGTGGGTAAGAAGGCCGTCAAGTCTGCCTCCAAGGGTTCCCCTGCCGAGGGCGGCCTGAACGACGAGCGCGTGGTCGACGCGCTGCGTCGTCCGCTGGGGGCATATTTCCGGGTCAACCACAAGGATCTGGTGGCCATGCATTCGGCGATCGCCGAGGTGGGCGTCTTGTACGCGACCTGCACCGTCCATGAAGGATGGTCACATGTGGGTGCGGATGGGGAGATCCAGCAGTCGTCCGCAATCCTGGGCGGACATGCTTTCGCCATCGTCGCCTACGACGAGCGCGGTTTCTGGATTCAGAATTCCTGGGGACCCGCCTGGGGCCGTAGCGGCTTCGGTCTGCTGAGCTACGACGACTGGCTGGAGAACGGCACCGACGTGTGGGTGGCCCGCCTGGGCGCGCCAGTCACGCTGCGGCGGCCGGAATCTACCGCGACGGTGCATGCCACCACGGCAGCTCAGTCCGTCAGCTATTCCTACGCCGACTTGCGGCCACACATCATCAGCGTGGGCAACAATGGCGCGCTCAAAGCCGGTGGCGATTACGGCAGCACGACTGACGAACTCCAGCGTGTTTTCGACGAGGATATCCCGCGCGTTACCGGTGGCTGGGCGGTGCCGCGGATCCTTCTTTATGCCCACGGCGGTTTGGTGGGTGAACAGGCCGCCGTGCAGCGGCTGGCCGAGTATCGTCCGTTGCTATTGGATGGCGAGGTTTATCCATTGGCCTTTATCTGGCGTTCGGACTACTGGACCACCATCACCAACATCCTGCGCGATGCCGTCAATCGCCGAAAGCCCGAGGGGGGGCTGGATGCCGCCAAGGACTTCATGCTGGACCGCCTGGACGATGCGCTGGAGCCGCTGGCGCGCACGCTCACCGGAAAATCCGCTTGGAGCGAAATGAAGCAGAACGCCCTGGCTGCCAGCGACAATGGTGGTGCGGCCGAACAAGTCGCCGACCTGCTGGTGGCTTTGCGTAAACGCCTGCCCGCGCTGGAAGTGCACATGGTCGGTCACAGCGCCGGTTCCATCCTGCTGGCGCCGTTGGTCAGCCTGCTGGGCGCGCGGAAGATCCCCGTAAAGAGTTGCACCTTGTGGGCGCCCGCCTGCCAGGTAGAGCTGTTCAAAGAGCATTACGCGTCCGCGCTGGAGAAGAAAAAGGTCGAAAAGATGGCCATCTTTGCCCTCACGGATAAGGCCGAGCGAGATGACAACTGCGGCCGCATCTACAACAAGTCGCTGCTTTACCTGGTTTCCAACGCCTTCGAAGACCCGGCGCGCATTCCACTGTTTCGCGATGGCTGCCCCATCCTGGGCATGGAGCGCTTCATTGACCGGACGCTGATGCAGCAATTGGGCGTGGATCTGGTGCTGGCGCCCAACACCGAGCCGGATGACTCTCTTTCCGCCTCAGGCGCCACCCATCATGGCGACTTCGACGACGACAAACGCACCGTGATGGCCACGTTCCGCCGCATTGCGCAGGCAAGTGCCAAGAAGGCAGCTTCAAAGGCGGCGGCTGCGGCGCGGGTAAAGACAAAACGCATCAAGGATGGCGAGCAGCCGACGGTGACGGTGGCGCCCACCTTCAATCGTTCGGAATCGTCCATGCGCGACCAACGTCAACTCATTGATCTCCGTACAAAGGCACTCTAG
- a CDS encoding ligand-binding protein SH3, with protein sequence MNPDRRYLVVQAHASEFPEPMLVRKGDRVTVGERYDGPEGWPDWYLCTPANQEAGFVPAQFLDRHADGSATMLEDFTNKELDVAEGEMLRGERELNGWVWAVRLVDGETGWVPLENLRACGQEAQAQG encoded by the coding sequence ATGAATCCCGATCGCCGCTACCTCGTCGTCCAGGCCCACGCCAGCGAGTTTCCCGAGCCCATGCTGGTACGCAAGGGAGATCGCGTCACCGTCGGCGAGCGGTACGATGGCCCCGAGGGCTGGCCCGACTGGTATCTCTGCACGCCAGCGAACCAGGAAGCCGGCTTCGTGCCGGCGCAATTCCTGGATCGCCACGCCGACGGCAGCGCCACGATGCTGGAGGATTTCACCAACAAGGAACTGGATGTCGCGGAAGGCGAAATGCTGCGCGGCGAACGCGAATTGAATGGATGGGTGTGGGCGGTCAGGCTCGTGGATGGCGAGACGGGCTGGGTGCCGCTTGAAAACTTGCGTGCATGCGGCCAGGAAGCTCAGGCGCAGGGATGA
- a CDS encoding sulfite exporter TauE/SafE family protein — MDSVYLVVTLGAVIAGFVQGLSGFAFGLVAMSFWAWVLDPRLAAALAVFGALVGQVLAAITVRRGFDLGRLLPFVIGGLFGIPLGVALLPRLDMDWFKAILGALLVIWCPAMLYAKNLPKISAGGRAADAAVGMAGGVLGGIGGFTGTLPTLWCTLRGLDKDAQRAIIQNFNLSMLLVTMGTYLASGIVTRAMLPMFAIVAAAMLVPVLLGAKLYIGISEARFRQIVLGLLTASGVALLASAVPRLLERVA, encoded by the coding sequence ATGGATTCCGTATATCTGGTGGTCACCCTGGGCGCGGTCATCGCGGGCTTCGTGCAAGGCCTGTCGGGCTTTGCGTTCGGCCTGGTGGCGATGTCGTTCTGGGCCTGGGTGCTGGACCCGCGCCTGGCTGCGGCGCTCGCGGTCTTCGGCGCCTTGGTGGGGCAGGTCCTCGCCGCCATCACCGTGCGCCGCGGCTTCGACCTGGGACGATTGCTGCCTTTCGTGATCGGCGGCCTGTTCGGCATTCCGCTGGGCGTGGCGCTGCTGCCGCGCCTGGACATGGACTGGTTCAAGGCCATACTCGGCGCCCTGCTGGTGATCTGGTGCCCCGCCATGCTGTACGCCAAGAACCTGCCGAAGATCTCCGCAGGCGGCCGCGCGGCCGACGCGGCCGTCGGCATGGCCGGCGGCGTGCTGGGCGGCATCGGCGGCTTCACGGGCACGCTGCCCACCTTGTGGTGCACGCTGCGCGGATTGGACAAGGACGCGCAACGCGCCATCATCCAGAACTTCAACCTGTCCATGCTGCTGGTGACCATGGGCACGTATCTGGCAAGCGGCATCGTCACGCGCGCCATGCTGCCCATGTTCGCCATCGTCGCCGCCGCCATGCTGGTGCCGGTGCTGCTGGGCGCGAAGCTTTACATAGGCATCAGCGAGGCGCGCTTCCGGCAGATCGTGTTGGGGCTGCTGACGGCGTCCGGCGTCGCCTTGCTGGCATCGGCAGTGCCGCGGCTGCTTGAACGCGTGGCATAG
- a CDS encoding ABC transporter ATP-binding protein: MLRLEGITHAYAAGASRQAILHDVSLSIPAGQSCAIVGASGSGKSTLLNLMGLLDAPTAGRVLLAGVDMTRAGSGECARVRNRSIGFVFQSFHLLPRLDALDNVALPLLYRGLSRPAARQAALAQLAKVGLEERTWYLPADLSGGQRQRVAIARALVGEPALLLADEPTGNLDGQTAQDTIDLLLSLNREQGATLILVTHDHGIANRMERRIEVCDGRIREAHG, encoded by the coding sequence ATGCTCCGCCTGGAGGGAATCACACATGCCTATGCTGCGGGCGCTTCCAGGCAAGCAATATTGCACGACGTGTCGCTTTCCATCCCCGCGGGCCAAAGCTGCGCCATCGTCGGTGCATCGGGATCCGGCAAGAGCACACTGCTCAACCTCATGGGGCTATTGGATGCGCCCACCGCCGGGCGTGTGTTGCTCGCCGGTGTGGATATGACGCGCGCCGGCTCCGGCGAGTGCGCGCGGGTGCGCAATCGGAGTATTGGATTCGTTTTTCAGAGCTTCCATCTACTGCCGCGCCTCGATGCGCTGGACAATGTCGCGTTGCCCTTGCTGTATCGCGGCCTGTCGCGGCCGGCAGCGAGACAGGCTGCCCTGGCGCAACTGGCGAAGGTGGGATTGGAAGAACGCACCTGGTACCTCCCCGCGGATCTGTCGGGCGGCCAGCGTCAGCGCGTGGCCATTGCCCGGGCCTTGGTGGGCGAGCCGGCCCTGTTGCTGGCCGATGAACCTACCGGCAATCTCGATGGCCAGACCGCACAGGACACTATTGATCTGCTGCTTTCCTTGAATCGGGAGCAAGGCGCCACGCTGATCCTGGTGACTCATGACCATGGAATTGCCAATCGCATGGAACGCCGCATCGAAGTGTGCGATGGCCGAATCCGGGAGGCACATGGTTAG
- a CDS encoding ABC transporter permease: MTMELPIAWNAASKCAMAESGRHMVRARAPHVGRHVLQSGYGPSWSQLLRESIENLRLQGRRAILSMLGIAVGCMAVVALLNIGHNAQLEAMRVFQGMGTDLLVASVKNRIEGRSAAVPAVAHLDVGSLRAALPDIAAAAVLIPTGAEARLRGRSLSVTVLGSNTELRNVLDLRLARGRFLSEFDAGATHAVLGANVAAEWERAGVAVSLGDQMRLGGYLFEVVGILWPNGQNPLLPVSPDDAVLLPVEGMRRVMPLPQISSILARNADSGTLGHTSPQLQAWLTERLPGFEIDVQIPQQLLDGMAQQSRLFSWFLTGLGGISLLVGGIGVMNVMVMSVAERRREIGVRMALGARPMDIARLFLLEAILLSAAGSLVGAACGFAAARLFVHLSGWSSFSASVAALPLGVGSAIAIGLFFGLSPALAAARLAPVEALRDV, from the coding sequence ATGACCATGGAATTGCCAATCGCATGGAACGCCGCATCGAAGTGTGCGATGGCCGAATCCGGGAGGCACATGGTTAGGGCGCGGGCGCCACATGTTGGGCGTCATGTCCTGCAATCCGGTTATGGCCCGTCCTGGTCGCAACTGCTGCGAGAATCGATCGAGAACCTCCGCTTGCAGGGGCGGCGGGCCATCTTGTCCATGTTGGGGATCGCGGTGGGCTGCATGGCCGTCGTGGCGCTGTTGAACATCGGGCACAACGCCCAGCTTGAAGCCATGCGCGTCTTCCAAGGCATGGGCACTGATCTATTGGTGGCCAGCGTGAAGAATCGCATCGAGGGTCGCAGTGCCGCGGTGCCCGCCGTCGCTCACCTGGATGTCGGCTCGTTGCGCGCAGCGCTGCCCGATATTGCGGCGGCGGCCGTGTTGATTCCAACGGGCGCGGAAGCACGGTTGCGGGGACGTTCCCTGAGCGTCACGGTATTGGGCAGTAATACCGAGCTGCGGAACGTTCTGGATCTGCGGCTGGCGCGAGGCCGATTCCTGAGCGAGTTCGACGCTGGAGCCACCCATGCGGTTTTGGGGGCGAATGTCGCGGCTGAGTGGGAACGCGCAGGCGTTGCCGTTTCATTGGGTGACCAGATGCGGCTTGGCGGCTACTTGTTTGAAGTGGTCGGCATTCTATGGCCGAACGGACAGAATCCATTGCTACCCGTTTCCCCGGACGATGCGGTTCTTTTGCCCGTCGAAGGGATGCGGCGTGTCATGCCGCTTCCGCAAATTTCCAGCATCCTGGCTCGTAACGCCGATAGCGGTACGCTCGGGCATACCTCACCCCAGCTACAGGCCTGGCTGACGGAAAGGTTGCCCGGATTCGAGATCGATGTGCAGATCCCCCAGCAATTGCTGGACGGCATGGCGCAGCAGTCACGCCTGTTTTCATGGTTCCTGACGGGTCTGGGGGGCATCTCCCTGCTGGTGGGCGGGATAGGCGTGATGAATGTCATGGTGATGAGCGTCGCGGAGCGGCGCCGGGAAATCGGCGTACGCATGGCGCTGGGCGCGCGTCCCATGGATATTGCGCGCCTCTTTCTGCTGGAGGCAATCCTGCTGTCGGCCGCTGGTTCGCTGGTTGGCGCGGCATGCGGCTTCGCGGCGGCCAGGCTCTTCGTGCATCTCTCCGGCTGGTCGTCGTTTTCAGCATCGGTGGCGGCGTTGCCATTGGGTGTCGGCAGCGCCATTGCGATTGGCTTGTTCTTTGGATTGTCACCGGCGTTGGCGGCGGCGCGCCTGGCGCCTGTAGAGGCGCTGCGCGATGTGTAG
- a CDS encoding TolC family protein, whose amino-acid sequence MCRLHAIVAALLAAALFITSERAAARTAPMQAGRQGQGAPAATGKSLNASTIDLTLSDAIYLGLRENRAIRSAYLDRVAQKFDLRVAEDRFTPKLTLRGSYLSLRNQADPYRQGTLAPTASLQTPYGSRVSLGWNYSHMRASEGGLSRNDGANIAVIQPLLRGAGKDIATAPVRLARLNELINRLNLKLIVAQTITQVVVSYRALLQAQGQLAIAQESLERARQLVDVNRAMIAAGRMAEFEIVQTEAEVATQELAYEDTRNQVESARLALLQLLTLNLNTPIVATEALQAQRLDVNAVEALRQAEASQPAYLTQIIASEQATVNLAVARNDRLWNVSLVGGASQARERSALSGASRNWENYVGLQVEIPIGDLSTRQTEVQAEVNVRSQELQLAEARQQLERDVVNAVRDIGTRWRQYEISQRARDLSRRKLEIEREKLTVGRSSNFQVLSFENDLRNAENARLNALVSYLNAQAELDQKLGTTLQSWDIALDD is encoded by the coding sequence ATGTGTAGGCTGCACGCCATTGTTGCTGCGCTGCTTGCCGCAGCACTCTTCATCACTTCTGAAAGAGCCGCGGCGCGGACGGCACCGATGCAGGCAGGTCGGCAAGGCCAGGGGGCACCTGCCGCTACCGGGAAGTCGTTGAATGCCTCAACCATCGATCTGACATTGAGCGACGCAATCTATCTGGGGTTGCGGGAAAACCGTGCCATTCGCAGCGCCTATCTGGATCGCGTGGCTCAAAAGTTCGACCTGCGTGTGGCCGAGGATCGTTTTACGCCAAAGCTGACGCTCCGCGGCAGCTACCTTTCTCTGCGGAATCAGGCGGATCCCTACCGACAGGGGACCCTGGCCCCCACCGCGAGTCTGCAGACGCCTTATGGCAGTCGTGTCAGCCTGGGCTGGAACTACAGCCACATGCGGGCCAGCGAGGGCGGCCTGTCGCGCAATGACGGCGCCAACATCGCTGTGATCCAGCCTTTGTTGCGCGGCGCCGGGAAGGACATCGCGACGGCCCCCGTGCGCCTCGCGCGCCTGAATGAACTGATAAACCGGCTCAACCTTAAGCTCATTGTCGCGCAGACCATCACGCAGGTCGTTGTTTCCTACCGAGCACTGCTGCAAGCGCAGGGGCAGTTGGCGATTGCGCAGGAATCGCTGGAGCGCGCGCGTCAGTTGGTTGACGTCAATCGCGCCATGATCGCTGCCGGGCGCATGGCCGAATTTGAAATTGTGCAAACGGAAGCCGAGGTGGCCACGCAGGAACTGGCCTATGAAGACACGCGCAATCAGGTGGAGAGCGCTCGCCTGGCCCTGCTGCAGTTGCTGACCCTGAACCTGAACACGCCGATTGTCGCGACCGAGGCCTTGCAGGCGCAGCGCCTGGACGTCAATGCTGTCGAAGCGCTACGGCAGGCCGAAGCTTCTCAACCTGCTTATCTGACACAGATCATTGCCAGCGAGCAAGCTACCGTCAATCTTGCCGTCGCGCGCAACGATCGCCTCTGGAATGTATCGCTCGTGGGTGGCGCCAGTCAGGCGCGCGAGCGCAGCGCCTTGAGCGGCGCCTCGCGCAACTGGGAAAACTATGTTGGGCTTCAGGTGGAAATTCCCATTGGCGACTTGAGCACGCGCCAGACCGAAGTACAGGCCGAGGTCAACGTGCGCAGCCAGGAACTTCAGTTGGCGGAGGCTCGCCAACAATTGGAGCGTGATGTGGTCAACGCCGTGCGCGATATCGGAACGCGGTGGCGCCAATACGAAATTTCCCAGCGTGCACGCGATCTTTCTCGCCGAAAACTGGAAATAGAACGTGAAAAGCTCACCGTGGGCCGCTCCAGCAACTTTCAGGTCCTGAGCTTCGAGAATGATCTGCGCAATGCGGAAAACGCGAGGCTCAACGCGCTTGTCAGCTATCTCAATGCGCAGGCCGAACTGGACCAGAAGCTGGGGACCACGCTGCAAAGCTGGGACATCGCGCTCGATGACTAG
- a CDS encoding HlyD family secretion protein: protein MTSFRLASQALFFIGRRPLLLMLLSLAGGMLLWRPWKTDAAETEPATSEWVAVEPRLLEQRLGLVGRIQPSRQETLGAPFEGVIREVLAREGQSVDAGQVLIRLDPGKIDIQLRQAQAELLKAQREANQLRNWDSSSDVFRARRAVQTARTTLENTETNLRDTRMLFARGIVARMEVDTMAQLVRTQQQDLLAAQEELHIVETRGQGVDREIVEMELVNAQARHQALLAQRDRQAVTAPFAGFVARPSVPDGGKALSVQPGVLVSQGTPLLSVTGREHIQVLSRVEEMDLHRLRVGMPVQIAGDGFAGQVLGGHIESIAVQGNAMDVQGAAAYYDVVASVDASLTDLSKHVRLGMSARLTVILYRNEQGIAVPPDALRIDADGASYVLYRATLDALPSKIVVKPGQAIAQGVEVQGLDVGYVQTGYGQSRARAR, encoded by the coding sequence ATGACTAGCTTCCGTCTTGCGAGCCAAGCTCTCTTCTTCATCGGCCGCAGGCCACTCTTGCTGATGTTGCTGTCGCTGGCTGGCGGCATGCTGCTTTGGCGGCCATGGAAGACAGATGCCGCGGAGACAGAGCCGGCAACGAGCGAGTGGGTGGCCGTGGAGCCCCGGCTTCTCGAACAGCGGCTTGGCTTGGTCGGACGTATTCAGCCGAGCCGTCAGGAGACGCTGGGGGCTCCATTCGAAGGTGTCATCCGCGAAGTGCTGGCGCGCGAAGGACAGTCCGTTGATGCGGGGCAAGTTCTGATACGACTTGACCCTGGGAAGATCGATATTCAGCTGCGTCAGGCACAGGCTGAGCTGCTCAAGGCACAGCGGGAAGCCAATCAGCTGCGCAACTGGGACAGCAGTTCCGACGTTTTTCGCGCTCGACGAGCCGTGCAGACCGCTCGCACTACCCTGGAAAATACAGAGACGAACCTGCGCGATACCCGGATGCTCTTTGCGCGCGGCATCGTCGCCCGCATGGAAGTCGACACCATGGCGCAACTGGTGCGCACGCAGCAGCAGGATCTGCTCGCCGCGCAGGAGGAGCTGCACATCGTTGAGACTCGCGGGCAGGGCGTGGACCGGGAGATCGTCGAGATGGAGCTGGTCAATGCTCAGGCTCGCCATCAGGCGTTGCTTGCACAACGCGATCGTCAGGCGGTCACGGCTCCATTTGCGGGGTTCGTCGCGCGCCCCTCGGTTCCCGACGGAGGGAAGGCGCTGAGCGTGCAGCCTGGCGTGCTGGTCAGCCAGGGTACGCCCTTGTTGAGCGTGACTGGGCGGGAACACATCCAGGTGCTCTCCAGGGTGGAGGAGATGGATCTGCACCGGTTGCGCGTAGGCATGCCGGTGCAGATCGCGGGCGACGGCTTTGCCGGGCAGGTGCTGGGCGGGCACATCGAGTCCATTGCGGTGCAAGGCAACGCAATGGACGTGCAAGGGGCTGCCGCATACTACGACGTAGTGGCATCGGTCGACGCCTCGCTCACCGATCTCAGCAAGCACGTCCGGTTAGGGATGAGCGCTCGCTTGACGGTCATTCTGTATCGCAATGAACAGGGCATCGCGGTGCCGCCCGACGCGTTGCGGATTGATGCCGACGGAGCATCCTACGTCCTCTATCGCGCAACACTGGATGCCTTGCCGTCGAAGATCGTCGTGAAACCCGGCCAGGCGATAGCGCAGGGCGTGGAGGTGCAGGGATTGGATGTGGGATATGTGCAGACAGGTTATGGGCAGTCCAGGGCGCGGGCGCGGTGA
- a CDS encoding MarR family winged helix-turn-helix transcriptional regulator, with amino-acid sequence MPKQQQGLQVIQHMGQTYRGMQSAFSGTVGHALPRWRILLALHECGQCSQKHLAERCRLDPASLTRQLQAMQKLGWIARAMDPQDNRLTNASLTPAGQAVVDEALPKRAAFFEESLKGLSAADIDTLNRVLSVLEANFLRKADKTPQG; translated from the coding sequence TTGCCCAAACAACAACAAGGCTTGCAGGTCATCCAGCACATGGGGCAGACCTACCGCGGCATGCAGAGCGCGTTCAGCGGCACGGTCGGCCACGCCCTGCCCCGCTGGCGCATCCTGCTGGCGCTGCACGAATGCGGCCAATGCTCGCAGAAGCACCTGGCCGAACGCTGCCGGCTCGATCCCGCATCGCTCACGCGCCAGTTGCAGGCCATGCAGAAACTGGGCTGGATCGCGCGCGCGATGGACCCGCAAGACAACCGCCTGACCAACGCCAGCCTCACGCCCGCCGGCCAGGCCGTGGTGGACGAGGCCCTGCCCAAGCGGGCGGCCTTCTTCGAAGAGTCGCTCAAGGGTTTGTCGGCCGCGGATATCGATACATTGAACCGCGTGCTGAGCGTGCTGGAAGCGAATTTCCTGCGGAAGGCGGATAAGACGCCTCAAGGTTGA